The following is a genomic window from Malus sylvestris chromosome 12, drMalSylv7.2, whole genome shotgun sequence.
AATACTGATAACAAttgatttgaatgtttgttttgttttttatcagAATTATCAttggcttctaccaattgaggGAGGCTATTTGGAGACTGAAGGCATAGAGAAGACATGGAGGATCAAACAAGAATCAATTGCTCTGCACCTATCAATGCCGCCAAATGGTAATAATGcttccctctcttctctctgcctctctatatgtatatatttatcaTTTTCTAGATGGAATAATCCATTGATCATCCAAGTGGCTGCTCGATTTTGCATCTTCTTTTTCCCAATTGAAGTGGCTGTTCAATCCATACTAGCTAGATACATTTGAATCGGTTAATTATTGTTGCTGACAATATATGATATCTAATGTAAttgattcattcaatttttcatacttgGATTTAATTCTCTCTTAAGTAGTGCTGCAAAATCTGTATTGCAAGCTATTTTTTCCGAGAAACAATCAGATTATTGGATCTAAGTTgctaattgttttaattttgaggCTTCAATAAAATCAGCACCCACAGCTGGAGAAGTCAAGAAGCCTGACCGCTACTGCCCTAGAATTGTCGCTCTTCGGTAAGTTTTCAACACGATATAGTTCAAATCCTTTGAATCATGTTCTTGAATTTTACCATATGTATTTTGTTCTTTGCATTTTGTTATCTGAACTGTATTCTTTGAATTTGGTTACCTGAATCGTGCCTAATATTTGATGTGGCCAGTGGCTTTGTATGGCTGGCTGGTGTGATTTGGGAGTGTTTTTAGTTGATGGGAGACGGGACAGAGGTGTGAGGTAGCGAAGTCAAGTGGAATTAGGAATTTAGGATAGTAGAGTATTTGCTATTTATGGGATTAGAagtctttctttatttttgtcttggtgcaatgaaaaaaaaaagggtgagtAATTTTAACTCCAGTTTAAGGTAATAACATGTGAATTTTTCTCATTGCTgcttttttcctttctattAAAACAACCTTTGATTTCTTTGATAGTGCCTTTTTTATCTGTGCTATTATAATTGTTCTCAGCTATATTGGAACTAAATTTTTCATGAtgctctttccttttcttcttagtGAAAAAACATACTAAAGTAACAATGCAATGGTGGTGGGAATAAGCATTCTCAgctatgtatggatgtgtgatATGAATTAGGTGGATGATGTTGAAAGCATcagtcaataaaaaaaaaaggatcttAGATATTATACATTAATCCATAATGAATTTGTTGTCCGCCTTGCATCAAAGGTGAGAAAGGCCTTCTTTATTTCGGCCTCAATTATTAATTGAAAACTCATTCATATTTTTTCATAGAAATTCCGTCATTATGCACTGCTATGTAATtgctctttttgggttttctagCCGAAAAGTCAGTCAGTGTATATTTAATTTAGTTCccctaattttctttttaattcatttattttttgttttgttggatgATGCAGTTTGATCAAATCGGGTTGAATTGAATAATCCTTGAAGTGGCAAGAAGGAACTGACTAAGCAAGTAATAATTCTTAATTACTTACATGTTGTCATTCTAATTTATGATTTGATTGGCCCTttcttatataaattttgaactCCATAATCATTGGACCATTGACATGTTATGAGTGCTGATTAGTTTATGTGTGTAAATATAGTGTATGGGTGTTAAGTACTTCAGATGTTATTGACAATCTCAGAAGGGAAGGGGcatccccttcttcttctcctttttcttttctctcgaaTTCTCTCAAATAACTAAACCACGGCCGCCAGTTTTCTTATCCCTAATTGCCTATCTCCTCAGGTTTGCACCAAGCCAGCGAAGGAATCGGGGGAACGGAGCTCAGACTGTCAGAGGTATAAATTCacatccttaatttttttttttttataaatttaaccGGATCTGAGAAATTCTAAGCCATGGATCTATGTATAGTGTGTGTTGAATCTCTGAgcatctctattttttttttcatcaaatggGCTCTATAGTGTCTGTGTATTTGCGCATCCATGTATGAATATGATCTCTGCAATCTCATTATTTTCCTGGGAAACCACCAAAATTATCGATTCCTTGCTTTCTATGTACAATGTTATCAAActctaatttcaaattttctgattttggggTGGAGGGAATGTTAATATAGTAATTTTCAGGTATTTTGGTTCTTTGCTGGATTTTTTTTGGGTAACTTTGTGATTTGCAGTTGATTTTAGGAATTGATTTATGGGTTTGGTTTGAATGCACTGACATAAGTTATTGTTTCTGTTAATGCagattgtttgtaccatacttgaccaatcccgaaactaccgagcaccggccaacgctatactgtcaaggacccagaagagttcccctccgaccaggaggccaatcactactcgacacgtgtcaagattagaagccaatcagagcgcagcacgtgtcaacatcaagaaccaatcataacatgacacatgtcaatgtgacaaagctacaagtttttctataaataggggtcattcccccacaatattgcctaatgccatttgtgttaaatcattcacaagaactcactaaattgagagcttgatcctttgtacttgtgtaagcccttcactactaataagaactcctctactccgtggacgtagccaatctgggtgaaccacgtacatcctgtgtttgcttctctgtctctattcatttacgtacttatcctcactagtgaccgaagcaaccaagcgaaggtcataaaacctgacactttctgttgtaccaaagtcttcgctgattttgtgcatcaacatttggcgccgtctgtgggaaacgacacttattcctactctcttcagctgtgtcaagctggtttctatcattcgtacactttcttttgatcaggcatccctctccagcatgggaagcgaaggaagccacagcacacagaatgacaccccccttgcacatagtgcgaaacaacgaaagaaggaaggaaaacgagttcttcttcaagctaaagtcgatgagttggaagctcagaacaacaagatagcaatgaggaatgaggtcctccaggagcaatatgagaagctcttcgagacactccacgaagctaggcaagctcagacacgcgagcttgttgcccccgtggaagtcaaccatcaactgggtgccctccaacatggagggtcacatgcattcgacatagatatccctgatagggaatagattacccctcgacttgataatcaacatgaggcttctcttaacccagttgcttcgacccgaaccatgagaagtggagggagacacctctttgctgaaggggcagaaggatcgaaagccgtctttcgcgattgtcgggatttcctgaagcaacgtcgagagaattccatccatataagctcaaagattaatgacccaaggatttccgagagactcggtcccctgccacggcccaagccggccaccaatttggggaaggggcaacaagtcctagagagacatgagggtacaggggactcagaggtgttccgacagacataccctggaagccagtacagcgagtccagggaaaaatcacatgcccttgatcaaaccttcctaattccaagaggagatggagatttacgaaagaaagctccagtggcacataactccgctcaggacccccttgtcctacaacttcttgaggaagtaaacaagttgaaggctgaacgtcaggctgaaatacctgactggaaccaacccaggcctggccctcttacaaggaggatcctcaacaccccccttcaagcaaagacaaagcaaaagcttggcttgcaactttatactgggaaagaggacccgattgagcaccttaacctctttgagtccaccatggcataccggatgcacaccgacgaagagcgatgtcttctcttcccctccaccctttctggtggagctctaaattggtattgtcgtcttacacctgagacggtagactcatttgaggaattgaggaaactatttgtttcccaacacattttccaaaccgatcgcttgcactctgcagatgacttgtacactatccgccagaagccagacgagtcattacgtatgtatgctggccgcttcagccatgaatactcccggtgtgccgaggcagacgacaagactgccctcaaagccttcacggcaggcctacgtgattgtttctttaaatacatgatcaatgccaatacttggaagacttactctgaggtgatggcgcaggcttataaccatgcctccgccgaggcaaagacatatcaggagaaaccccctacaaccatccttttatcaacaagtgggaggtggaagccagactcacctaaatgagaagacctcgacttcccaaacagcagtggcacctccccatgccttgcataatgcttcaccaaatcaacagacatatcaatttcaaggcaagaggaaggatttccatcctcatcactcttctttcagtaaaaagagtaagggacactatctcgataaccaagggtatcgccacaataacgctcgcccccaggcagtcaatgcagtgggtcaaacccgcgtcaagataccccctaccccaaggtatgagacatacacgcccttgaatgccacatgcgcggccatttaccccagcatagctcacctgataccaaagccaaagccgaggcacctagattacacgcccccgaataacgcgggcacgttttgttgctaccatgagcataacggccatgatagcgagaaatgtatcatcctccgtgatcgtattgaagctttggcacgagaaggaaaaattgatcaattccttcttcaccctcaaagggataaccgtaaccaacgccaggtgaatgtcatatattccataagcggcggcacacccatatctgaatcttccaatagggccatgaaaaacagtgaacgaagtctgaggcctggtcaccaagtgtttcacgtggaagacgtcaggggagggaagtatcaaaaacctaactgggatccgatatgtttctaccctgaggaagaaagaggcatcatctaccctcataacgacccattgatcgtggaggctcacatagccaactttgatgttcgacgaatcctcgtagacacaggggcttcggtcaatatcatgtttgccgaagctttcagggcactcagtgtagctgaacacttgctcgatcgctcgatttcccctctgataagcttctccggtgatatcgtgcaacccttagggagcatacatttaccctttactattggtacaggcccttacacggctaccattaccactaacttcctagtggttgactgcccaacggcatacaatgtcatctttgggcgcacaggcatcaatgatctcaaggctatggtatccacgcatatgctgttgatgaaatttccaaccccccatggcaacggctacatcagaggagatcagcttagtgcacgatcatgttacaacacttcagttaagcaacaacacttgcccggacccaaggaaaccctgtctgtacatgaccaagtcacaaagaccagcctagatgaagcgaccttggatcttcctgatagcaacaatcaacccgatgatcctcgagatgactctttcacccagcaagcccaacctgctgaagagttggagaatgtacctatctcaagagatcatccagaccgcatggtgaatattggcaccacattgtcaccaccccttcggttagcattgatatcttttttgaaagagaacactgaagtcttcgcctggtcatacgaggacatgccaggcatctctcccgatgtcatctgtcatcgtttgagtattgaccccaagatcaagccggtgagacagaagcgaagatcttatgatgctgaacgatacgaggcaatgaaagcagaagttgaaaaactcaaaggcataggctttgtccgcgaagtcaattacccgacatgggtagcaaatgtggtccttgttaggaaaaattcgaccaaagaaagtctttcgcttcaaaaggtcttgtggaggatgtgtgttgactacaccgacctaaacaaagggtgtccgaaagatagtttccctcttcctcttattgacaggcttatagactctacggcagggtgtgagctcttgagctttatggacgcttattcaggatacaaccaaatcctcatgaacccctcagaccaagaacacacggccttcactactgacaggggactatattgctataaagtcatgcctttcggcctaaagaatgcaggagcaacttatcagagactggtcaattcaatgttcgccgaacaaattgggaagaacatggaagtttacgttgatgatatgctcgtcaaaagcaaacatgctgaccaacacatcaccgacctatctgaaactttcaccattctaaagaggtatcgaatgaggttgaaccccaacaaatgtgccttcggcgtgggctctggcaaattcttaggcttcatgattagccaacgaggcattgaagctaaccctgaaaagatcaaagcaatcctcgacatgaaagagccaataacttcaaaagacatccaaagccttactggcaaggtggcagccttaaccagattcatctctaaggccacagacagatgtgctcctttcttcaaagcactcaagggaaataagaagtacattacatggacggaggaatgtgccaaggcattcaggaacctcaaagagtacatgagtaaagcccctctgctctccaaaccagaagttggtgacactctcatcatctatctatcggtttcggcttcagcagtcagttctgttcttattcgaatggacagtggtgtcgaacggcccgtctactacgctagcaaggccctacaagatgcggagacacgatactccaacattgagaaattagctctagcattggtcatgtctgctcggaaacttcgcccttatttccaagcacacgccatcatcgtgcttaccaatcaccctcttcgacagatactccagagtcctgacacgtctgggcgaatgatcaaatgggcgatagcattgggtgagtttgacatctcctaccaaccaaaaccagccgaaaaaggtcaagcagtagcagatttcatcgccgacttcacatatcctgttgacattgcttctacacctgaagcagtagcttcattaccatcggaagctcagaaagtagaatcaacgacctcagcatggagtctgtatgttgatggctcatccaaccaacagggctgtggagcgggactagtcttgactacgcccgacaaagtagcaatggagtatgctcttcgtttcaaattcaaggcatcaaacaatgaggccgagtatgaagcccttctggcaggattacgtttggccaaacacctcggggttaaacaaattgatattttcagtgactcccaattagtggtcaaccaggttaccaacaactttgatgctaaggacagctccatggcagcatatcttgcgcaaacacaacttttgctcaagcacttccactaccagatcacccaagttcctcgagcggcaaacagtcatgcagacgccctggctcgcctcgcctcagctgtggaagacaagattggaagaaaaattcatgtcgaactgttggcaacaccaagcaccatggccgcagaagtatgcaacttacaacaaggggatagttggatcaccccgatctataatttccttgctcatggcaccctcccaaatgataaagtccaggctaagcaaattcgatacaagtctacccgctacctgatcatcaatgatcaactctataagcgaggttttagcctgccatacttaaggtgtcttacacctgccgaggcggaaatcgtccttcgggaaatacatgagggagtctgtggagatcatgctggatctcggtccctagcacacaagacttttcgccaaggatattactggccaacactccaccaggatgccatcaaagtatcccgctcatgtgacaaatgtcaacgatatgcaactattcctcattcccctccagagcctcttactcctatgatcagcccttggcccttcgcccagtggggacttgatttgatcggcccaatgccggcagggaagggcaaagtctgttacgcagtcgttgcagtggactacttcacgaagtgggccgaagtagaacccttggcaaccattactgaggcaaagatagaagacttcgtgtggaagaacatcctttgtagattcggcattcccaatgcgatagtcactgacaatgggcgacagtttgacaacaagaagttcaggttgttctgctctaagttcaacatcaacttatgctttgcctctccagctcatccccagtctaatggacaagttgaggccatcaacaaaataatcaagcgcactttgaaaaccagcttggacaaagctaaaggctgttggccagaatttgtaccccaagttctttggtcatatcgcacttcatatcggacttcaacaggagaaactccattctcacttgcctttggcacagaggcggttgtccctgttgagctcgagcaagcaacattccgagtccagaactacattcaaagtgaaaatgacaaacaactcaccctcaacttggatttagtcgaggaacacagaaaccaagctcacttgaggaatgtcgcctacaagcagcgcatctccaactattatgactctagggtcaagcctcgttctttcaaaataggagactgggtcttaaagaaaagattactctgcgacagagtcctgagtgaaggcacacttagtccaaactgggatggaccgtatgaagtcattggcatcagttgccctggctcttacacacttagaagctccgatggcaagacccttggccatccatggaacgctgatcacttgaagtattactacaaatagactcacgatgtacaagtgttgagctatagccgttcggcatcctatgtaatgaaggccatttggcaataaattcaataaagaggtaatttagccaactcagccatcactcttttacattcctagcaatggaacactcaagtgttgaaacctcaaagcagatatatccaactcgaaacaaaatctaagtatgtgtcgacaagactatacaaagaaaggaacaaccaaacaagggcttatatccaaacaatagatctattcatacatagccaaacatgcattaataatagtgcaaacactcataaacacctaaaatccaaaactctcaagcttataacatgggcacatgttatacacacatcagactactacatccagaatacatgcagatagtaaagacactgttattcattctcatctgaagccgaacccctggcagtatcactccgcgtcctaccatcatcctctgcatccccaagaccctcttcaccatgctgagtctgtgcatcagcactaccttcattatcagactcatcttcgctgctaggatcaacagcaaggacaaatttctcgccctttcgatgatgctcatctatatcttcgtggtattttcgaagaatgctcccatcatcataacgatcaaggacggccatccatttccttttttcaaagcgagcttcttgagcacagtggggtttaatagcaagatgaaaggtcgaagaacttaagtattcttgcacagcagcctccctttcagttggaatgctcttctccagttcagaaatctcaactaaggcaccatccaattctcccctaaccttggatacctccaaggtagccacctccaactgttttttagttgcctcaaacaatttcttaagccttaggttctcaccatttcgccttttcaagctctccatggtttcgtccttcagttggagagcctgagtcaaaagtcccttattccttcgggcctcgtccacaagctgcttattctccttcaattttgccttgtaccgctcaacctcttgcagtctgtcgtgatactcggccatgacctgcatggcaagacgatcatcactacctaaataatgataataaagaggaaaaagtaaggaaatgacaaagtaacactcacatatgaagacagcttcaacatccggtcgcaatccgattcatccttagctaagggctctccgagctcatcaaaggcgaatcgacgccctgccaagcaattgttgatatccccaaaatcctttggccgcgtggcaaccctcaagtccttccacgggacactgccagctctttccttgcctttccccTCATGGCGGGAACCGGGATCATTTTCCTGGACAGTGTGCTCCATAGTAAGAGGAGGAGGCAACAGTCGGCTCCCTTCTCCTACAACTACGGCAGCAGCATTTTCAACGGCCTCGACTCCAGTCTTCCTAAAGGCAGGCCCCTTAAGGACCCCATCTTGGGACTTAGGTCTAACGGATGGTTCCCCTCAgaacttatgaattttcttatgcggtaggatgtcttccgaaggaactaacactggtgctttccttttatgggtgctagtccctgttttcttgcttaccttctccactgcataaggaaaatcaaaataagaaatacaactttccaaataaagtaaggaattgagctaagtttacatgaaggatacaacttactcgatcgtccctggctctcggaaactaagggttggaaaccgtaccgacgaaataagggtcgtagcttgcttaagtgtctatcctctttgggcaccctcaacaccttctctatgtcagatagctcctgcccaaacagttggatggtgccccgcgtcactacatgaagcaaagtgttagaagcaagaaaagaccacaacaaatagcaaatagtacgaacggttgatacgttacaacctacagtctggaagtgagtaagcacacgtcgctcaggcgtgacacccttatcatactcccaatcattatacagaaagcaccaacggtttttccatgtgtagtatgcctttttcttaccatacacaatacgctctctctcattccgacatgcacactcggcataaccagtgcatgattttgctgggcgcatcttgtaacagtaacgccactgatggaaggaaggctcacacaacccacactccatccaaatgatataaaatccaatcaaagtatcccagaaaccaggattgagttgcccaggtgcatatccgatcaaagataacatcttttgcaaccacggatgtaaaggtagtctcacccctaaagtcagtaatatctgggtgtagaacataacatgaccctggggaggctcagaaggccattcttcatcatgtaccaaacgtatccctacactacgagggatattacatgactgccttagcacctcaacctgcttctcattatttaacaagttattctttagatggtctgctgtgaactcagagcgaactatgggtatggcatcaaaaacaaccccctcacccaacgccatggaggaagaactagAAATAGCTAAAGTTCgacggttgggaagatcatccaatgtttctctagtacaggactctaacaaagaccctgaagactccgacattgcagactcagacttagagctaaagctagaagagccctcatcactagaacttccaggctctgacatctacaataagaagaaacaaattctatcactacatgcatgatcaaaacataaggaagttcctatattacccatatgaagatggtgcaaagcgatgccggaacccttctcaatcagaaagcaatccgtcttccacagtcactacaaaacaagcaaatgaagaccgtgtcaagcgccaaaaaaaaaaaaaaaaaaaaaaaaaaacagcttcatccaaacagcttcacccgaaaagcttcacctccaaaacttcacccaaaaagcttcatccaataagtttcacccaacaagctt
Proteins encoded in this region:
- the LOC126594027 gene encoding uncharacterized protein LOC126594027, which produces MEHTVQENDPGSRHEGKGKERAGSVPWKDLRVATRPKDFGDINNCLAGRRFAFDELGEPLAKDESDCDRMLKLSSYVMAEYHDRLQEVERYKAKLKENKQLVDEARRNKGLLTQALQLKDETMESLKRRNGENLRLKKLFEATKKQLEVATLEVSKVRGELDGALVEISELEKSIPTEREAAVQEYLSSSTFHLAIKPHCAQEARFEKRKWMAVLDRYDDGSILRKYHEDIDEHHRKGEKFVLAVDPSSEDESDNEGSADAQTQHGEEGLGDAEDDGRTRSDTARGSASDENE